The DNA window TCTCAATTGCCGCCATAAACGGCTCTATCTCACTGCCCTGGCCGCCGAAAAGGCGGTAAACCTCCCTCATTAAAAGCGGACGCAGACGCTTTCCGCCGGCCCTGACGCTGTAGTTCATCGCCTCAAAAATCGTCTTCTGGTGTCCCTCCTCTGCTGGCAGATAGGAATAAACCACTTTCTCCACTTCATCCGTATATTGTAAAAGCTGCTCGTTCATCACTGTCTCACATCCTCCGAATTGTTGCCGTTAAGCACCAGAATCTGTTTCTCCACTTTGTCTATCTTGCCGCTGCAGGTCTGCACCAGCTTCATGCCGGCCTCATAGTATTTAAAAGAATCCTCCAGGGAAACCTCTCCGTCTTCCAGATTCCTGATAATCCCGTCCAGCTCGGAAAAGATCTCTTCAATAGAAAGGTCTTCTTTTGCTGCAGCCTCTTTCTTATTTTCGTTTATCTCCATATTGTTTCACCACATCTCATTTCTTCTCTGTCTTCAGCACTTCAGCTTCAATCTTTCCATCCAAAACGCGTATCAGAAGATGCTCGCCCGCTTTCACCGAGGACACCGATTCAACTCGTTTTCCGTTCTCATCGGTCAGAAAACCAAATCCTTTACTGATCTTCTCAAGCGGGGAAAGAGCATGAAGACGGCCGCCGAGGAGCGCCATCCTGTGCTTTCTGT is part of the [Clostridium] symbiosum genome and encodes:
- the xseB gene encoding exodeoxyribonuclease VII small subunit, which gives rise to MEINENKKEAAAKEDLSIEEIFSELDGIIRNLEDGEVSLEDSFKYYEAGMKLVQTCSGKIDKVEKQILVLNGNNSEDVRQ